In Prosthecobacter sp. SYSU 5D2, one genomic interval encodes:
- a CDS encoding GreA/GreB family elongation factor, translated as MNSEVQNLVAAGKLASADGEKLSKLEPGTFCLHKSWGVGKVVQWDLMGDRIILDFEDKPGHGLKLSFAITSLEILPGEHLLARRLSDLEGLKNLAKTKVTELIELALKSSGSSMSLDDLERLLKPRIVTEGEYKKWWESAKKTLKTARHIVVPSKRTEPLVLRDSAEKPGGVMVQNFLAKRDLKGKLGVLALIQKDLDLFEDPGTELVPVFQDISDTVRKAWKLHLKDSLQLLLARDELIESIENASAPMGSMKVADLVCEAKPLLAENIGGLPVSQLGRMYRAFPEAFPERVWVPEILNHLTRTGGRAVAEIAVVLDANGELEVLTEFLKKSVRNRTLSADLLIWICKERKGLAQSVFSIDLGNAILDACEDDHVQGGPKRTGRLADQLSDDKTLVQEMVQDTDAESLRNFAKRLMSSSVLDELTRRSLLARVIKARPEMEALMSENAESREDNRLIVSWDSLEKKKAELDELVNVKIPHNKSEIQIAKEEGDLRENGGYKAARDQQAVLNRMKDQLEREVGLSRGTDFANVATDKIGIGTMVDFQDVTSGETETYTILGAWDGDLDKNIVSYLSEIAKVLIGKVVGDEVEIPTDDGTGRKVKVLAIRAYNTGA; from the coding sequence ATGAATTCTGAGGTCCAAAACTTGGTCGCGGCAGGCAAACTTGCCTCCGCTGACGGCGAAAAATTATCGAAACTCGAACCCGGCACCTTCTGCCTGCACAAAAGCTGGGGCGTAGGAAAAGTGGTGCAATGGGACCTGATGGGGGACCGCATCATTCTGGATTTTGAAGACAAGCCCGGCCACGGCCTGAAGCTGTCCTTTGCCATCACCTCCCTGGAAATCCTTCCGGGGGAGCACCTGCTGGCACGCCGCCTGTCCGATCTGGAAGGCCTGAAAAACCTCGCCAAGACCAAGGTCACCGAACTCATCGAGCTGGCCCTCAAATCCTCCGGCAGCTCCATGTCCCTGGATGATCTGGAGCGCCTGCTGAAGCCCCGCATCGTCACCGAGGGTGAATACAAAAAGTGGTGGGAATCCGCCAAAAAGACCCTCAAGACCGCCCGTCACATCGTCGTCCCCTCCAAGCGCACGGAACCTCTCGTCCTGCGTGACAGCGCTGAAAAACCCGGCGGCGTCATGGTGCAGAACTTTCTGGCCAAGCGCGATCTGAAAGGCAAGCTCGGCGTCCTCGCCCTCATCCAGAAAGATCTGGACCTCTTCGAAGATCCCGGCACCGAGCTTGTCCCCGTCTTCCAGGACATTTCCGATACCGTCCGCAAAGCCTGGAAGCTCCACCTCAAGGACAGCCTTCAGCTTCTCCTGGCGCGCGATGAACTCATCGAATCCATCGAAAACGCTTCCGCCCCCATGGGCTCCATGAAGGTGGCAGACCTCGTCTGCGAAGCCAAGCCTCTCCTGGCCGAAAACATCGGCGGTCTGCCCGTCAGCCAGCTTGGCCGCATGTACCGCGCCTTCCCGGAGGCCTTCCCGGAGCGCGTCTGGGTGCCGGAAATCCTCAACCACCTTACCCGCACCGGCGGCCGTGCCGTGGCGGAAATCGCCGTCGTGCTGGATGCCAATGGCGAGCTGGAAGTGCTGACCGAATTCCTCAAGAAATCCGTCCGTAACCGCACCCTCAGCGCTGATCTGCTCATCTGGATCTGCAAAGAGCGCAAAGGCCTGGCCCAGTCCGTGTTCAGCATTGACCTTGGCAACGCTATCCTGGACGCCTGCGAAGACGACCACGTCCAGGGCGGACCCAAGCGCACCGGCCGCCTGGCCGACCAGCTCTCGGATGACAAAACCCTCGTCCAGGAAATGGTGCAGGATACGGATGCCGAGTCCCTGCGTAACTTTGCCAAACGTCTCATGAGCAGCTCCGTCCTGGACGAGCTGACCCGCCGTTCCCTCCTGGCCCGCGTCATCAAGGCCCGTCCTGAAATGGAAGCCTTGATGTCTGAAAACGCCGAGTCCCGCGAGGACAACCGCCTCATCGTCTCCTGGGACAGCCTGGAGAAGAAAAAAGCCGAGCTTGACGAACTCGTTAACGTCAAGATCCCGCACAACAAGAGCGAAATCCAGATCGCCAAGGAAGAAGGCGACCTTCGCGAAAACGGCGGCTACAAAGCCGCCCGCGACCAGCAGGCCGTGCTCAACCGCATGAAGGACCAGCTTGAGCGTGAAGTCGGCCTCTCCCGCGGCACCGACTTCGCCAACGTCGCGACCGACAAGATCGGCATCGGCACCATGGTGGACTTCCAGGATGTCACCTCCGGCGAAACGGAAACTTACACCATCCTCGGCGCCTGGGACGGCGACCTGGACAAAAACATCGTCTCCTACCTCTCCGAGATCGCCAAGGTGCTCATCGGCAAGGTCGTGGGTGATGAAGTCGAAATCCCAACTGACGACGGCACCGGTCGTAAAGTGAAAGTTCTCGCCATCCGCGCCTACAACACCGGCGCGTGA
- a CDS encoding AarF/ABC1/UbiB kinase family protein, giving the protein MAAEQPAQESIRSTPLTRMADLAGTGARVGMNYLKYYGQRAVSPTSSQADLRRELDEVNARDVYASFSRLKGGPLKLAQMLSIDDNLLPPAYSAQFSQAQYSAPPLSWPLVRRTLEREFGQPVESLYDSFTPQAAHGASIGQVHQATRAGKKLAVKVQYPGVADSMRSDLRVVKPVALQILGLREEDIAHYFQEVETRLLEETDYVAELRRSQEIATACAALPGLRFPAFYPDRCSARVLTMDWMEGITLDRFAAGDATQEERNRIGQALWDFYQHQIHVLYLFHADPHPGNFLVAEGQLIVLDFGCTRAITPEFHAKQFAFLNPALLDSEAALETALRDMDVLLPADGPAQRSKILDLARQSIELLTRPFQTESFDFADPAFMQAIYLMGDANRQDRSLRSLRGARGRSESVYLNRAFFGLFSLLHRLRARVETR; this is encoded by the coding sequence ATGGCCGCTGAGCAACCTGCCCAGGAAAGCATCCGCAGCACCCCGCTCACCCGCATGGCGGACCTGGCGGGAACGGGCGCGCGCGTGGGGATGAACTACCTCAAATACTACGGCCAGCGCGCCGTCAGTCCCACGTCTTCGCAGGCGGACCTGCGCCGTGAACTGGATGAGGTGAATGCACGGGATGTCTATGCCTCCTTCAGCCGTCTTAAAGGCGGGCCGCTGAAGCTGGCGCAGATGCTCAGCATTGATGACAACCTGCTGCCCCCGGCCTATTCCGCGCAGTTTTCTCAAGCGCAGTATTCTGCTCCGCCCCTGTCCTGGCCGTTGGTCCGCCGCACCTTGGAACGCGAGTTTGGCCAGCCGGTGGAATCCCTTTACGACAGCTTTACTCCGCAGGCCGCTCACGGTGCCTCCATCGGCCAGGTGCATCAGGCCACCCGCGCCGGGAAAAAACTGGCCGTGAAAGTCCAGTATCCAGGCGTGGCCGATTCCATGCGCAGCGACCTCCGTGTCGTCAAACCGGTGGCGCTACAAATCCTCGGTTTGCGGGAGGAGGACATCGCCCATTATTTCCAGGAGGTGGAAACCCGCCTGCTGGAGGAGACGGATTACGTGGCTGAGCTGAGGCGCAGCCAGGAGATCGCCACCGCCTGCGCCGCGCTGCCGGGTTTGCGCTTCCCCGCCTTTTATCCCGACCGCTGCTCCGCCCGCGTGCTCACCATGGACTGGATGGAGGGCATCACCCTGGACCGCTTTGCCGCCGGCGATGCCACCCAGGAAGAGCGGAACCGCATCGGCCAGGCGTTGTGGGATTTTTACCAGCATCAGATCCACGTCTTGTATCTCTTCCATGCCGACCCCCATCCAGGGAATTTCCTCGTGGCGGAAGGCCAGCTCATCGTCCTGGATTTCGGCTGTACCCGTGCCATCACCCCGGAGTTTCATGCCAAGCAGTTCGCCTTTTTAAACCCGGCCCTGCTGGATTCTGAGGCCGCTCTGGAAACCGCCCTCCGTGACATGGACGTACTCCTGCCGGCCGATGGCCCCGCCCAGCGCAGCAAGATCCTGGACCTCGCCCGCCAGTCCATTGAGCTGCTCACCCGGCCTTTTCAGACTGAGAGCTTTGACTTCGCCGATCCCGCCTTCATGCAGGCTATTTACTTGATGGGCGATGCCAACCGCCAGGATCGCAGTCTGCGCTCCCTGCGCGGTGCCCGTGGCCGCTCAGAAAGCGTGTATTTAAACCGTGCCTTCTTCGGCCTCTTCAGCCTCTTGCACCGCCTCCGGGCCAGGGTGGAGACGCGGTGA
- a CDS encoding autotransporter-associated beta strand repeat-containing protein has product MNLPPPVRLRTLGAAVRAVLLVTILHPCLPIPAANLTWDTDGTAGGATGGTGIWDLSALHWNNAGTLQAWQNTVSHAAIFGGTAGTVTLGSPIAVTGMTFNSSGYSIVGGAHMLTLGGSVNTVTATHTASILADMTLSANTSFVGAGDLTIETGSTIAGAGFNLSKGNAGTLTLGAEIVDAGSLSVSGGVLDLTGSMTRTLYATAGSLSVSGGAVLNIYGTLGTSAAIPTAQTAFSGNSVTNIYGTAYMSGGSSTFRIGEGTNATVNVVGGTLTIGTSSAGVALGRGAATASGFLNISAGSMILASNTNVFRVGAGYSNPDNSGASVVTLSGTGLLETQTTTGTILLGSNLAGNTASTGTFHLDGGTLATNRTIIGGSAGASYFNFNGGTLKANGTTVTLASSLTTVNVRDGGGTLDTNGFDINIAKGMTHSDIEDDAAVDGGITKTGTGILTFSGSEANTYNGVTTLKAGELHLNKDAGVMAIAGNITLGDGTTSVLLKLLATGQIADTSVITLNGTDADAGLFQLNGMSETIGGLISTGGAGMVENQSATAATLTLNNVGSHNFSGLLRNGSLAGILSLTKQGAGTQILSSIATYTGVTTIDDGTLQFGVNSALTGTSSVIIAGAGSTVPATLSINGYTWTAPALTFYNATSTATSQGVIDIGTDGVLTLSSTLTVNNDNQPLGALITGGTLDFGGATRTFAIADSSNAVADLTITSNITSTTGGLLKTGTGTLRLTGGVTLAGGMNVSNGVLEVGGTVSTSTFNTVIGSILPGTLRLTGGSYSTTTASVGTISNQSGALIVTGGDFVTTTTSTSSGIRVGENGYGGLFLSGGTISTQRVDTWDGSAASSAAVIQISGGILNTANYIMLRNERWEFTMTGGEVRRTGDYIALGFRSGSSVGNATTTNQGAMTVAGGTVNNAGFLVTMGQQNNASALGTIHLNLNAGTLITNQIILYNSNDSGTRGHVNFNGGLLRASVSQANFVTVSGSTGTGSLTAYVNGAFGAFDGGAVIDSNGVNITIPIALLTPTGDGVSAIPLISGGSGYIGAPYVEITGGGGSGATASATVDQDPTSATYGQILSITVTNPGIGYTAAPTITLIGGGGTGAAIGTVTTLTNTSGGLTKSGTGILTLSGAAENTFTGTSQILAGELHLAKTAGVTALAGDIHIGDGSASAVLRLTNSNQIADTSVASFTGSGAAAGTFRLNNQSETIGGLSSSGGAGIVENESGSAATSTLTLQVASGIQTFSGILRNGDGSGTDGTLALVKSGAGTQVLSGLNTYTGSTTISAGILQLTGIGSTGTGAVTVANGSTLSGTGTVRGSSFTAASGAIIHAGDGTDAASFGTLQFSPISGNGTLDFQAGSVIILGLNPGGISDLLSFTGTSETSLLLNGGLTITAPGFTPTAEQTFNLLDWTGLISAPTFASHYSSGGYLYGNGEEATGLDLPDIYGSGYAWDLSQFTTNGSLHLIYVIPEPSRVFLLLVSLGCLINRRRR; this is encoded by the coding sequence ATGAATTTGCCCCCCCCTGTCCGCCTGCGGACCCTAGGTGCTGCTGTCCGCGCGGTGCTGCTGGTCACGATATTGCACCCCTGCCTTCCCATCCCGGCTGCCAATCTCACCTGGGATACGGACGGCACCGCAGGTGGCGCTACCGGCGGCACTGGAATCTGGGATCTCTCCGCCCTGCATTGGAACAATGCGGGCACCCTCCAGGCCTGGCAGAATACCGTCAGCCACGCCGCCATTTTCGGTGGTACTGCTGGCACCGTGACTTTGGGCAGTCCCATCGCAGTCACAGGAATGACGTTTAACAGCAGTGGTTATTCCATCGTCGGTGGAGCTCATATGCTGACCTTGGGCGGCTCGGTCAATACCGTCACGGCCACCCACACCGCTTCCATTTTGGCGGATATGACCCTCTCGGCAAATACAAGTTTTGTCGGTGCGGGAGACCTGACCATCGAAACAGGCAGCACCATTGCAGGGGCCGGTTTTAATCTTTCCAAAGGCAACGCAGGCACTCTGACTTTGGGTGCTGAGATCGTAGATGCGGGCTCTCTTTCCGTCTCGGGTGGGGTGCTGGATCTCACTGGCAGCATGACCCGCACCCTTTATGCCACGGCCGGGTCATTGTCGGTCAGCGGCGGTGCTGTGCTGAATATTTATGGCACTTTGGGGACCTCCGCCGCTATTCCGACGGCGCAGACGGCCTTTTCTGGAAACAGCGTGACCAATATCTACGGCACCGCCTACATGTCCGGGGGCTCCTCCACCTTCAGGATCGGAGAGGGGACCAATGCGACGGTCAATGTGGTGGGTGGCACTTTGACCATTGGCACATCTTCTGCCGGAGTGGCTTTAGGGCGGGGGGCGGCGACCGCCAGCGGCTTTCTCAACATCTCCGCTGGGTCCATGATCCTGGCCAGTAATACCAACGTCTTCCGTGTGGGGGCAGGTTACTCCAATCCGGACAATAGCGGTGCCAGTGTGGTCACCCTGTCAGGCACAGGTCTTCTGGAAACACAGACAACGACTGGAACCATCCTTCTGGGGTCCAATCTGGCCGGCAATACCGCCAGCACCGGCACCTTTCACCTCGATGGAGGCACCTTGGCCACCAACCGCACCATCATTGGCGGGTCCGCGGGGGCCTCCTATTTTAACTTCAATGGCGGCACGTTGAAGGCCAATGGAACTACCGTCACCCTGGCCTCCTCCCTGACCACCGTCAATGTCCGCGACGGCGGCGGGACCCTTGATACTAACGGCTTCGATATCAATATCGCCAAAGGCATGACTCATTCCGACATCGAAGACGATGCAGCGGTGGATGGCGGCATCACTAAAACCGGCACAGGCATCCTCACCTTCAGCGGCTCCGAGGCCAATACCTACAACGGTGTCACCACCCTCAAGGCTGGCGAGCTGCATCTCAACAAGGACGCGGGCGTCATGGCCATCGCGGGAAATATCACCCTGGGGGATGGCACCACCAGTGTTTTGCTGAAGCTGCTCGCCACGGGCCAGATCGCCGATACCAGCGTGATCACCCTGAACGGTACCGATGCCGATGCAGGCCTCTTCCAGCTCAATGGCATGAGCGAGACCATTGGCGGACTCATCAGCACCGGTGGTGCGGGTATGGTGGAAAACCAAAGCGCCACCGCCGCCACGCTCACACTGAACAATGTGGGCAGCCATAATTTCAGCGGCTTGCTGCGCAACGGCAGTCTGGCCGGCATACTCTCTTTGACCAAACAAGGCGCAGGCACACAGATCCTCAGCAGCATCGCCACTTATACGGGCGTCACCACCATTGACGATGGCACCCTCCAGTTCGGCGTGAACAGCGCGCTTACCGGTACCTCCAGCGTCATCATCGCCGGGGCAGGAAGCACCGTTCCCGCCACCCTGAGTATCAATGGTTATACCTGGACGGCCCCCGCCCTCACCTTTTACAATGCCACCTCCACAGCCACCAGCCAGGGCGTCATTGACATCGGCACAGATGGCGTGCTGACACTGAGCAGCACCCTGACGGTCAACAATGACAACCAGCCTCTGGGTGCCCTCATCACCGGCGGGACCCTGGATTTTGGCGGGGCCACCCGTACCTTTGCCATTGCCGACAGCAGCAATGCCGTGGCGGACCTTACCATCACCTCCAACATCACCTCCACAACTGGAGGCCTGCTCAAAACAGGCACTGGCACCCTTCGGCTCACCGGAGGGGTGACTTTGGCCGGGGGCATGAATGTCAGCAATGGCGTGCTGGAAGTTGGCGGCACCGTCAGCACCAGCACTTTTAACACGGTCATCGGTTCCATTCTCCCTGGCACCTTGCGCCTAACCGGAGGTTCCTACTCGACGACCACTGCCTCCGTCGGCACCATCAGCAACCAGAGCGGGGCCCTCATCGTCACGGGAGGAGATTTTGTTACCACCACTACCAGCACCTCATCCGGGATCCGGGTTGGTGAGAATGGCTACGGAGGGTTATTCCTTTCCGGCGGCACCATTTCTACGCAGCGGGTGGATACTTGGGACGGCTCGGCAGCGTCCTCAGCAGCGGTCATACAGATCAGCGGAGGCATACTCAATACCGCCAACTACATCATGCTGCGCAATGAGCGCTGGGAATTCACGATGACGGGCGGGGAGGTACGTCGAACGGGGGATTACATCGCCCTGGGCTTCCGCAGCGGTAGCTCGGTGGGTAATGCCACCACCACCAACCAGGGAGCCATGACTGTGGCGGGCGGCACGGTTAACAATGCCGGTTTCTTGGTCACCATGGGGCAGCAAAACAATGCCTCCGCCCTGGGCACCATCCACCTGAACCTGAATGCAGGCACCCTGATTACCAACCAGATCATCCTCTATAACTCTAATGATTCGGGAACCCGTGGGCATGTGAATTTTAACGGCGGCCTGCTACGTGCGAGTGTCAGCCAGGCCAATTTTGTGACTGTGTCCGGCTCCACAGGAACTGGCTCCCTCACCGCTTACGTCAATGGTGCTTTCGGGGCCTTTGACGGCGGGGCGGTGATTGATTCCAACGGAGTTAACATCACTATCCCCATTGCTCTTTTGACCCCCACCGGGGACGGCGTCTCTGCCATCCCGCTGATCTCCGGCGGCAGCGGTTATATCGGCGCGCCGTATGTTGAGATCACCGGCGGCGGCGGCAGCGGAGCCACCGCCTCCGCCACTGTGGACCAGGATCCCACCAGCGCCACCTACGGCCAGATCCTCAGCATCACCGTCACCAATCCGGGCATCGGATACACCGCCGCGCCCACCATCACCCTCATCGGCGGCGGCGGTACTGGAGCGGCCATCGGCACCGTCACCACTTTGACCAATACTTCCGGCGGACTCACCAAAAGCGGCACCGGCATTCTTACCCTTTCGGGTGCGGCAGAAAACACCTTCACCGGCACATCACAGATCCTGGCCGGGGAGCTTCATCTGGCCAAGACCGCCGGCGTCACCGCCCTGGCCGGAGACATCCACATCGGCGACGGCAGTGCCAGCGCCGTGCTGCGTCTAACCAATAGTAACCAAATTGCCGATACCAGCGTGGCCAGCTTCACAGGCAGCGGAGCCGCCGCCGGCACCTTCCGCCTGAACAACCAGAGCGAAACCATCGGCGGCCTTAGCAGCAGCGGCGGCGCAGGCATTGTCGAAAATGAATCCGGCAGCGCCGCCACCAGCACCCTCACCCTCCAGGTGGCTTCCGGCATCCAGACCTTCAGCGGCATCCTCCGCAATGGTGACGGCAGCGGCACGGATGGCACCCTGGCCCTGGTTAAATCTGGCGCAGGCACCCAGGTTCTCAGCGGCCTCAATACCTACACCGGCAGCACCACCATCAGTGCAGGCATCCTCCAGCTCACCGGCATCGGCAGCACTGGAACCGGAGCCGTTACCGTGGCCAACGGCAGCACCCTCTCCGGCACAGGCACCGTCCGTGGCAGCAGCTTCACCGCCGCCAGCGGAGCCATCATTCATGCGGGGGATGGGACCGATGCCGCCAGCTTCGGCACCTTGCAGTTCTCCCCCATCTCCGGAAACGGAACCTTGGATTTCCAGGCTGGAAGCGTCATCATCCTGGGGCTTAATCCGGGGGGCATCTCCGATCTCCTCAGTTTCACAGGCACCAGTGAGACCAGCCTCCTTTTGAATGGCGGCCTCACCATCACCGCCCCTGGCTTTACTCCCACCGCTGAACAGACTTTCAATCTCCTCGACTGGACCGGACTCATCTCCGCCCCCACCTTTGCCAGCCACTACAGTTCCGGCGGCTACCTTTACGGTAATGGCGAGGAGGCCACGGGGCTGGACCTGCCGGACATCTACGGCAGCGGCTACGCCTGGGACCTCAGCCAGTTCACCACTAACGGCTCCCTCCACCTCATCTACGTCATTCCGGAACCTTCCCGCGTCTTCCTTCTCCTCGTCTCCCTTGGCTGCCTCATCAACCGTCGCAGACGCTGA
- the ispD gene encoding 2-C-methyl-D-erythritol 4-phosphate cytidylyltransferase produces the protein MTSAIIVAAGSSRRMGFNKLLAPLAGIAVLHRTLGRFQACAEVAEIIVVGGEEVRQAVESWRQELPKLGAVIAGGAERHLSVWAGLQACAPDTEIIAVHDGARPLIQPGQISLCIAAAREKGAVACARPMTETIKRADAQGRITESLDRSGVWVMETPQVFQRDLLIRAYEAVIQDGALVTDEVSAVQHIGQAVTVVENTTPNPKITFPSDLVLAERFLD, from the coding sequence ATGACTTCTGCCATCATTGTCGCCGCCGGGAGCAGCCGCCGGATGGGTTTTAACAAGCTGCTGGCGCCGCTGGCCGGAATCGCTGTACTGCATCGTACGTTAGGCCGGTTTCAGGCCTGTGCGGAGGTAGCGGAGATCATTGTCGTGGGCGGGGAGGAGGTGCGGCAGGCGGTGGAGTCCTGGCGGCAAGAGCTGCCGAAGCTCGGGGCCGTCATCGCCGGAGGGGCTGAGCGGCATCTGTCCGTGTGGGCGGGCCTGCAAGCTTGTGCGCCGGATACGGAAATCATCGCGGTGCATGACGGCGCACGGCCTTTGATCCAGCCGGGCCAGATCAGCCTGTGCATTGCGGCGGCCCGTGAAAAAGGGGCGGTGGCCTGTGCCCGGCCCATGACGGAGACGATCAAGCGGGCGGATGCGCAGGGCCGGATCACGGAGTCCCTGGACCGCTCGGGTGTGTGGGTCATGGAGACCCCGCAGGTCTTTCAGCGGGATCTGCTCATCCGGGCCTATGAAGCGGTGATCCAGGATGGAGCCCTGGTCACGGATGAGGTGTCCGCCGTCCAGCATATCGGGCAGGCGGTCACCGTGGTGGAAAACACCACGCCGAATCCCAAGATCACCTTTCCGTCGGACCTGGTCCTGGCGGAAAGGTTTCTGGATTGA
- a CDS encoding Gfo/Idh/MocA family oxidoreductase: MTPASPALTTRRRFLAQATGTLFAAPFITTGMKAASPNGKLRHASFGASGMAMGDMKSLSNHPMLELVAVCDVDTRKFDEVKKRWPEVRFYQDWKELLEKEAANIDSVNVSTPDHMHGPIGLKAMEHGKHVYGQKPLAQNLYECRKLMLKARETGVMTQMGIQVSSSFTERMAVDIIQSGAIGKVKEVHTFSNKFWGDMDPVPQKTDQLPAELDWQKWLGTATDRPYIEGYYHPGQWRKRRDFGTGTLGDMGCHMFSGWFRALNLAAPVSVKSTGPAPLNATNWAINAVVEYTFKGTAHTAADTVKVTWYDGDARPPEEVMSMAVTDLAKFPGQGSLYIGTDGVLLAPHLTTPTLHPREKFTGFKYPKLEPRNHYLEFVDCCLNGGEKPSANFDYAGPLTEAVLLGCLASAFPGQDIAWDAPGLLIPGNEAANALVKRQYRPGTEV; encoded by the coding sequence ATGACACCTGCCTCCCCTGCCCTCACCACCCGCCGCCGTTTTCTGGCCCAGGCCACCGGCACTCTCTTTGCCGCTCCTTTCATCACCACCGGCATGAAGGCCGCCTCGCCTAACGGCAAGTTGCGTCACGCTTCCTTCGGCGCCTCCGGCATGGCCATGGGGGACATGAAGTCCCTCTCCAACCACCCCATGCTGGAACTGGTGGCCGTGTGCGACGTGGACACCCGCAAATTCGACGAGGTGAAGAAGCGCTGGCCGGAAGTGCGTTTCTACCAGGACTGGAAGGAACTGCTGGAAAAGGAGGCAGCGAACATTGATTCCGTGAACGTCTCCACCCCGGACCACATGCACGGACCCATCGGCCTCAAGGCCATGGAACATGGCAAGCATGTCTATGGGCAGAAGCCTTTGGCGCAAAACTTGTATGAATGCCGCAAGCTGATGCTGAAAGCCCGCGAGACCGGTGTGATGACCCAGATGGGCATCCAGGTCTCCTCCTCCTTCACGGAGCGCATGGCGGTGGACATCATCCAGTCAGGTGCCATCGGAAAAGTGAAAGAGGTGCACACCTTTTCCAACAAGTTCTGGGGCGACATGGACCCCGTGCCGCAAAAGACCGACCAGCTGCCTGCCGAGCTGGACTGGCAGAAGTGGCTGGGGACGGCCACCGACCGGCCCTACATTGAGGGCTATTACCACCCCGGCCAGTGGCGCAAGCGCCGTGACTTTGGCACCGGCACCCTGGGTGACATGGGCTGCCACATGTTCAGCGGCTGGTTCCGCGCACTGAATCTGGCGGCCCCAGTCAGCGTCAAATCCACTGGCCCTGCGCCGCTGAATGCCACCAACTGGGCCATCAATGCCGTCGTGGAATACACCTTCAAAGGCACCGCCCACACCGCGGCGGACACGGTGAAGGTCACCTGGTACGACGGGGATGCCCGTCCGCCGGAGGAAGTGATGTCCATGGCCGTGACGGACCTGGCCAAATTCCCCGGCCAGGGCAGCCTTTACATCGGCACAGACGGTGTCCTCCTGGCCCCTCACCTGACCACGCCCACGCTGCACCCACGGGAGAAATTCACCGGTTTCAAATACCCCAAACTGGAGCCCCGCAACCACTACCTGGAGTTTGTGGACTGCTGCCTCAACGGAGGCGAAAAACCCAGCGCCAATTTCGATTACGCCGGTCCGCTGACCGAGGCCGTCCTCCTGGGCTGCCTGGCCAGCGCCTTCCCCGGCCAGGACATCGCCTGGGACGCCCCCGGTCTGCTGATCCCCGGCAATGAAGCTGCCAACGCCCTGGTCAAGCGCCAGTACCGTCCCGGCACTGAGGTTTAA